A window of Hevea brasiliensis isolate MT/VB/25A 57/8 chromosome 14, ASM3005281v1, whole genome shotgun sequence contains these coding sequences:
- the LOC131173332 gene encoding putative disease resistance protein RGA4, whose product MAEGVLFDIAGEIIRKLGSRALDEIGLWWCVKDELRKLEATVSSIHNVLLDAEEQQIYNRQVKGWLGRLQEVFYDADDLLDDIATEALRRQVMTGNRLTKEVSLFFSSSNRLVYGFKMGHKIKALRERLADIEADKQFPLEVRTWERGYTTMGDKVVIGREGDKNAIIEVLLASNSKENVSVLSIVGIGGLGKSTLAQLIFNDERIKNYFELRIWVCVSDIFDVKMIVRKILESATGTKSEDLELEALKSQLGNIMYSKRYLLVLDDVWNENSERWDNLKKLLEGGSSGSKILVTTRSERVARICSTLKPYVMGCLSPDESLSLFLHAALTGQKLKDSKTNKIAEGIVKKCFGVPLAIKTIASVLYFKDPEREWLPFLENDLSKIAQNENDILSILKLSYDHLSSHLKHCFAYCALFPKAYVIDVKKLIHLWVAQGFIESSSSSLCIEDIGLQYFKELWWRSFFQEVEWDEIGNVKSCKMHDLMHDLATSVAGKSICIIYSEVDKSVRHVSFDFHSYSSHQIPVELSIARKLRTFLLPRPKDFDEVKAHELSIAEVIVSNFRELRVCDMSGAKIENVSNSINRLKHLRYLDVSNNFGIRTLPDSILELQNLQVLKVSSCYRLKELPKDIKKLINLRHLYCDDCWSLTHMPRGLGQLTSLRTLTWFVVAEDNSAAKNVGGLNELNSLNNLRESLEIRKLGYVKNGIINHNIKEKSLLQSLSLCSDRYYDDANVDNEEMAFQNLQPHPNLKRLVMEGYRGTRFPSWVSSLTNLVNIKLKKCRCQHLPPLDQIPSLQNLEIWELNDLEYIEIEGQASTFFPSLKYLQLLFCSKLKGWRKKRDDDDRDDSTTISISELLQFPCLSQFTCVDCPNLSWIPQFPSIGELLQLRGVSEQLVKQIFTISTSSSIVPPLSKLKQLIIWGIEDLEFLPPDGLQNLTSLQRLLIVGCPRLTSMPQEMRSLPSLQELKIDDCPLLSKRCANKKGEDWPFISHIPNIQVDHKRVQWKGRYLPEDEAFVSWLFFS is encoded by the exons ATGGCTGAAGGAGTTCTCTTTGATATTGCTGGGGAGATCATTAGGAAGTTGGGTTCTCGAGCCCTTGACGAGATTGGATTGTGGTGGTGTGTCAAAGATGAGCTTAGGAAACTTGAGGCCACAGTTTCTAGTATCCATAATGTGCTTCTGGATGCTGAGGAGCAGCAAATATATAACCGTCAAGTGAAAGGCTGGCTTGGGAGGCTACAAGAAGTTTTTTATGATGCTGATGACTTGCTAGATGACATCGCCACTGAAGCTCTGCGGCGCCAAGTGATGACTGGAAATAGACTGACAAAGGAGGTAAGCCTTTTCTTCTCGTCTTCGAATCGGCTTGTTTATGGTTTTAAGATGGGCCATAAAATTAAGGCTCTTAGGGAGAGACTAGCTGATATTGAAGCTGATAAACAATTTCCATTAGAGGTTCGAACCTGGGAGAGAGGTTATACAACTATG GGTGACAAAGTTGTGATAGGGAGAGAGGGTGACAAAAACGCAATTATAGAAGTTCTATTGGCTTCCAACAGTAAAGAGAATGTTTCAGTTCTCTCAATTGTTGGAATTGGGGGATTAGGGAAGTCCACACTTGCTCAACTCATCTTCAATGATGAGCGTATTAagaattattttgagttaagaatATGGGTGTGTGTTTCAGATATTTTTGATGTGAAAATGATTGTTAGAAAAATCTTGGAGTCCGCAACAGGTACTAAGTCAGAAGATCTTGAGCTAGAGGCATTGAAATCTCAACTAGGAAATATTATGTATTCTAAAAGGTATCTATTAGTGTTGGATGATGTGTGGAATGAAAATAGTGAGAGATGGGATAATCTAAAGAAATTATTAGAGGGTGGTTCTAGTGGAAGTAAGATATTAGTAACTACTCGCTCTGAAAGAGTAGCACGGATATGTAGCACACTGAAACCATATGTGATGGGATGTTTATCTCCAGATGAATCTTTGTCTTTGTTCCTTCATGCAGCACTAACGGGACAAAAACTAAAAGATTCAAAGACAAATAAAATTGCTGAGGGGATTGTGAAGAAATGTTTTGGAGTTCCCCTTGCAATAAAGACAATTGCAAGTGTTTTATATTTTAAAGATCCAGAAAGAGAATGGTTGCCTTTTTTAGAAAATGATCTTTCAAAAATAGCTCAAAATGAAAATGACATTTTAAGCATACTTAAATTGAGCTATGATCATCTCTCATCACATTTGAAGCATTGTTTTGCATATTGTGCATTATTTCCCAAAGCTTACGTGATTGATGTGAAAAAATTGATTCATCTTTGGGTTGCACAAGGGTTCATTGAGTCATCAAGTTCAAGTCTATGCATTGAAGATATAGGGCTCCAGTATTTTAAGGAGTTGTGGTGGAGGTCATTTTTTCAGGAAGTAGAGTGGGATGAAATTGGCAATGTAAAAAGTTGCAAAATGCATGATTTGATGCATGACCTTGCAACTTCAGTTGCTGGGAAGAGCATTTGCATAATATATTCTGAAGTGGATAAAAGTGTCCGTCATGTTTCATTCGACTTTCATTCATACTCATCCCACCAAATTCCTGTTGAATTAAGTATTGCAAGAAAATTGAGGACATTTCTTTTGCCACGGCCAAAGGATTTTGATGAAGTAAAAGCACATGAGTTGTCAATTGCTGAAGTTATTGTTTCAAACTTTAGAGAGTTGCGGGTGTGTGATATGAGTGGTGCAAAAATTGAAAACGTGTCCAATTCCATAAATAGGCTAAAACATCTAAGATATCTTGATGTTTCTAACAATTTTGGAATTAGGACACTTCCAGATTCTATTTTGGAACTGCAGAATTTGCAAGTGCTAAAGGTCTCCTCTTGTTATCGTCTAAAGGAACTGCCTAAAGATATTAAAAAACTGATTAATCTCAGGCATCTGTATTGCGATGATTGTTGGTCCTTGACCCATATGCCACGTGGGCTTGGGCAATTGACTTCACTTCGAACGTTGACATGGTTTGTAGTGGCAGAAGACAATTCAGCGGCAAAGAATGTTGGAGGATTAAATGAATTGAATAGCCTCAACAATTTGAGAGAAAGTCTTGAAATTAGAAAATTGGGATATGTGAAAAATGGGATAATAAATCATAATATAAAAGAGAAGTCGCTTCTTCAATCATTGTCTTTATGTTCGGATCGATATTATGATGATGCAAATGTTGATAATGAGGAAATGGCGTTCCAAAATCTCCAACCACATCCTAATCTTAAACGTTTAGTAATGGAAGGGTACAGAGGCACGAGGTTTCCAAGTTGGGTTTCTTCCCTCACGAATCTTGTCAATATTAAGTTAAAGAAATGCAGATGTCAGCATCTCCCACCATTGGATcaaatcccttctcttcaaaaccTAGAGATTTGGGAATTAAATGATTTAGAATACATAGAAATTGAGGGACAAGCAAGTACATTCTTTCCTTCCCTAAAGTATCTCCAGCTCCTGTTTTGTTCTAAGCTGAAAGGATGGCGGAAGAAGAGAGATGATGACGATAGAGACGATTCAACAACCATATCAATATCAGAGCTACTCCAATTTCCTTGTCTTTCTCAATTCACTTGTGTTGATTGCCCTAATTTGAGTTGGATCCCTCAGTTTCCATCTATTGGTGAACTTTTACAATTGCGGGGAGTAAGCGAGCAACTTGTGAAGCAAATATTCACAATATCAACTTCTTCCTCAATCGTTCCTCCTCTCTCTAAATTGAAGCAGCTCATTATTTGGGGCATTGAGGATCTCGAATTTCTACCTCCAGATGGACTGCAGAATCTCACTTCTCTTCAACGATTACTGATTGTGGGCTGCCCAAGATTAACATCTATGCCTCAAGAGATGCGTTCCCTCCCCTCTTTACAAGAATTGAAAATTGATGATTGTCCCCTGTTGAGCAAAAGATGTGCAAATAAAAAGGGTGAGGATTGGCCTTTTATTTCTCACATCCCAAATATTCAAGTTGATCACAAGAGAGTTCAGTGGAAGGGCCGCTATCTACCAGAGGACGA AGCTTTTGTAAGTTGGTTATTCTTCTCTTAA